Part of the Triticum urartu cultivar G1812 chromosome 2, Tu2.1, whole genome shotgun sequence genome, TTATAACTTAGTGGTAGAAAAGTGCAGATGTTTTAGCACACATAGTTTTGACAAATGTGCAACCGCTTTCATGTTGCATAGTGAATCAAGCCTATCGATGGGCGATGATGCGAAAGTTATGATAATGAGGTAATATCACTAGCAGTCACAAAACTTGCGTTGGATGTGCATTTTAGTGCTAAAACTTGCAAAATACATAGTTGTAGTCACATAACTTGCGTTTACGTGCACATACGGTCACAAATCCCGTCTGCCTTCATACGACGTGCTGGCGTGGCATACCTGGCCCGCTGGCAGCCTCTGATTCCGTCCGGCGCGGCGCGCACGCGTCTtctttgcagaaaaccccttagcCCGTTTCGTAATTAGCTGAAAAACCCCTCCAACGGGGGGAACAGGCAGGCCTGCTATTTTTGCCCAAAGGGTCCCCAAAAATGCTACCCGTTCATTCCCACTCCTCCTCACCGCTTCGTCTCCCTCCTCTGTGTCGCTCCTCTGTCTCCGTCGATTTTTCCAACACGGTGGCGGCACGGCGGCTGTCGTCGTAGGACATGGATGACCCGCGTCGGGTCGGGTGCGACGATCCAGCGCCGCCGTATGGTTAGTCCTACTGTCCTCTGTCGTTTCTGACTCTGCATCTGTTCGTTGTTATGTTCGCCGTCTCCGACGAGTTAGGGTTCATGGGGTAGGGCGATCAAGTCTGATTGATGTACGTTGGCGCCGTGCGTAGCCCGTTCTGGACTTAGGCATTACGTACGGATGGTTGTTGGGGCCCTGCTTGCGGAATCGTGCTAGGGTTTAATTAGGGGTTATTGAGGAGGTCGCTTTATCCATAGAAATTGATGATCAGAGGAACCGAGAGGCCTCCATGTAAATTGTTCTAGTGTTTAATTGGGGGAAATTATTTATTAGATATTTGACAATGTGTACTGCTGCTAGTTGAATCTTTCAAAAGTCTGAATGTGTGCAGTGTTATCTGAAGTCTGACAATGTGTAATCCTGCGCCTAGTTTAGTCGTCAGTTAAATTCAGTTAGGAATAAAACGGCTAGTGCATGAGCTTATTTGTAGGAGTAACCACGACGTGTGGTGTtagagtcctagtcggacacagATGGGCACTTGTAGTAGTTGTAGGATTAGAAGTCCAAACCGAGTAGGTTTGAGTGCTAGTCCAAGCTGCTATATATATACGCACGTATAATCCCTGTAACTTGTACCGATCAGAAGAAAAGCAATAAAAGAGCAAGGCACGTCAAGAGCCTTTGGCTATCAATCCATCGATCAGTTTTGTTCTGCCGAGAGGTTTCGCCGAGACAGCCGATCGCTAGCTTCGCTAGTTGCAAGCTCGCCAGCTCTACGTACAGGAATCAATTAAGCTGCTTGCCTGCTAGCTAGCTTTGCACATCATACGTGTATTAGCTCCTGGGAGTTTTGGTCTAGCGATCAAAAGCCAAAAGCCAACATTATTTGTGCACTGACCGAGAAACGAACTTGCTGCCGCTGTTTGACATTGCTGCAGTTAACTGAAGTTGGCATTTGCTGAATTTTTTCTCTGAACTTGTTGGGAGGACTGATGTACTTGTTAACTGAATTTTTTCTCTGAACTTGTTGGGAGGACTGATGTACTTGTTAACTGAATCTGACATTTTAACATGATGTACTGATTTGTTATGAACTCTTTTACATTGCAGGAGATTTTGATGGTCTGTTCAGTGTTGAGATCCACCATAGTGGTTTCTTTTGTGGCAGTGACATAAACAGAACATACATGGACTATGAGGTTGATTGGTTTGACAATTGTCAGACTGACACTTGGTCCTTACTCTGGATTGATGACTTTCTTCTGCAGCTGGGCTATGATAGACAAGCTTCAAAGATTGATGTTTACTGGTGTGAACCAAGAAAGACAGTTAGTGATGGCCTGAAGCTCTTGACCTGTGATGCCGACATTGTTCTTATGATTTGTGCAACATTAGAGCACAAGAACCTGCTGCTGATAGTAGACCATGGTGATACCCTGCAGTCATTAAACAAAGATGATGTTCTGACAAATGGAGTGAAGGATCCACCTAAGGTTATTACTCCAAAGAGGCATGGAAAAGAAAATGTCAGTTATCCAGAGAAAGAGCAGAGTCCTAGAGAGAAAATGTCAAGGACAACAAGGAGATCTATGTCATTTGGAGAAGGATGTAGCTCAAGGAATGCTATGGAGGAGGAGAATATTGAGGATGTTAACAATAGTGAAGAAGAGGGAAATGATGAGGATGCAGGGTCAGAAACAGATGAGGAGTTCTATGAGAGTGACTATGAAGTTGCAGAAGGTGATGATGATTTGTTTGACGCAAATGTAGACAAAGATGTTGATGATCACAGAGAGAAGAACATATTGCCAGACTTTGAAGAAGAACTTCCAGAAGATGCTTTGGAGGACAGCCACTTAAATATGTcgaaagaagagaaagagaagCTAAAGCACAAATTCAGTACTTTCAGCCCAACAACTGATCTGAATGCACCTGTGTTTAAGATTGGGTTGGTGTTTGCAGATATGAAAGAATTGAGGCATGCTCTCACTGCATACAGTGTAAGGAATAGGGTGAAAGTGAACAAGCTCCGAAATACTTCAGTATCACTAGAGGCTGTATGCAAGCCTGGTTGCACTTGGTACTTAAAGGCAGGTAAAGATAATAGGTCAAGTAGCATACAGATCAAGAAGTATGTTGACAATCACACTTGCACAAAAGAATGGGACCTGAGAGTTCTGACTGCTCCTTTTCTTACTAACAAGTTCAGAGAAGAATTCAGAGACAATGAAAAAATGCCTCTGAAGAAATTTTCAGATAAGGTGGAGACAGAATATAATTTGGTTCCACACAGGAGTAAGTTGGGAAGAGCTAGGAGAGCAGCAGTGAATCAAATAAGGGGAGTAGATGATGACCAATATAATACTTTGTGGGACTATGGTCAGGAGCTTAGAAGGAGCAATCCAAGAAGCCAGTTCTTCTTGTGCACTAAGGAAGTATTTGATGAGAAGACAAAGAAGGTACAAGACCACTTTTCCACATTGTACTGGTCATATGATGCATGCAAGAGGAGATTCCTTAAGGGATGTAGACCAATCATTTTCCTGGATGGTTGTCACATTAAAACGAGATACAAGGGAACATTACTAACAGCCGTTGGAATCGATCCCAATAATTGTATCTTTCCAGTAGCATTTGGGTTATGTGAAGTGGAGTCAATCCATAGCTGGGAGTGGTTCTTAGCATCCTTAAAGGATGACCTGAACATAATGAACACCTCACCATACACCATTATGAGTGACAAGCAGAAGGTTAGTACTAGATCATTCAATTTCTTCATCGCAACAACATAAGTGTGTGCTGTTTTGCAGAGATTAATGTGTTCTGTTTTGCAGGGATTAATAAATGCAGTGAAAAAGGTTTTCCCTCATTCAGAACATAGAAACTGTGTTAGGCACATTTATCAAAATTTCCATAAAGTACACAAGGGAGAGCAGCTCAAGAATGATCTATGGTCTATAGCAAGGTCCACTAATGAAGCTGCATACACCAGGAACATGGATCTAATGAAAGAACACAGCTTGGGTGCCTGCACCTGGGTTGAGAAATTGGAGCCAAGAACATGGATCAAAGCATTCTTTGACCCGTTTTGCAAGTGTGACATATTACTAAACAATATGTCAGAAGTGTTCAATAGGTTACTCTCTTGTTTTTCCTCTCTTGTTATTTTCTTGTCAACAAAAAATCAAATGCCAACTGTGTGCTTACATATTTGGTACTATTTTGCAGTTACATTTTGGATGCGAGGGAAATGCCAATTAAGTCAATGTTGGACCAGATAATGTGGAAGCTAACAAACAGGATTGTTGGTAAGCAGAGAGAGGCAGAGAAATGGACAGGCAGATTATGTCCCAAGATACAGAAGAAATTGGACAAGTATGTGGAGTGGGCAAAGAACTGCAGGGTGCAAGAGTATGGGCAAGGTGTTTTTAAGGTTTTCTCTTTGAACAACACATACATTGTTGACATGAACATGTTTTCTTGTGAATGCAAAAGGTGGGTACTATCTGGCATACCTTGCCATCATGCAATTGCATGTTTTAGGCATGAGAGAATTGAGCCAGAGAGCATGGTCCATTCATGCTACACTGTTGAGGAATATAAGAAGTGTTATGGATTTAATATGATGCCAATGAGGGACCCACGACAATGGGAAAAAATGCATGGCATTGCTGTTCACCCACCCCTGTACACAAGAAGGGCCACCACAATCATGTTAATCAAACAACAACTGAGGAAACAACAATTGAAGAAGAATATGATGACCCAAGCATAATTGTTGTACCATCCTTTGCTTATATATTTTCCCCTCTAATCTTCAAACTATACTTAAACATTGATACATTGGCTTCACCTGTTGCAGAACATCATGCCACACAGAGTCTACCCTCAGCTCGATCCAACACAAACCCCTGACTCAATGGTTTACAAGATGCAAGAAATGGCAATATATTCAGTGACAAAATTATGCAGATGTAATTACCATTTAAGTGCTTACATACCCATCTTTTTATATTGTACTTGTGTGAGCAGGAGAAGTTTACATATCCAGCACCTAGGGAATATGCCCCCCTACCTGAGTCTAGCTTCATTGCCAATGCCAGAGACTCAATTCCTATGGTTAGAGTTACAACAGCCATGTCAAGAGGCAGGGTGAGAAAGACTGCTAATGAGAAAGTTGCAAGGCCAAGGAAAAAGCAGGCAAGGGAAGGCAATATTGCAATGGGAAGCAATGTTGCAACAACTGGAAGCAATGCTCCAACAAGTGGGGCCAATGCAAGAGGAGGTGGCAATGCAAGAGGAGGGGTCAATGCAAGAGGAGGTGGCAATGCAAGAGGAGGGGCCAATGCAAGAGGAGGTGGCAATGCAAGAGGAGGGGTCAATGCAAGAGGAGGTGGCAATGCAAGAGGAGGGGCCAATGCAAGAGGAGGTGGCAATGCAAGAGGAGGGGTCAATGCAAGAGGAGGTGGCAATGCAAGAGGAGGGGCCAATGCAAGAGGAGGTGGCAATGCAAGAGGAGGGGTCAATGCAAGAGGAGGTGGCAATGCAAGAGGAGGGGCCAATGCAAGAGGAGGTGGCAATGCAAGAGGAGGGGTCAATGCAAGAGGAGGTGGCAATGCAAGAGGAGGGGCCAATGCAAGAGGAGGGGCCAATGCAAGAGGAGGTGGCAATGCAAGAGGAGGGGCCAATGCAAGAGGAGGTGGCAATCCAAGAGGAGCAAGAGCCGCTGCTCCAGGTTTCTTCAACTTGCTATTTGGACCCGATGGATCCACAATACATGAACCGCCACTTGTCATGCAGGGTGAGGAGAAGGTCATTTTTAGCCAAAATGCACCAGGAGCTAGCCAGGATCCTTATCTCTATGATGAAGGTTGGCTTGATGATCTGCATGACTTTTTGTCTTTGTAGTTTACATTACATGCATCTTTAGGTGAAAGTCTGATGGAGTTCATGAATGAACTTGTTGGTTTGGTGATGGAGTTCATGAATGAACTTGTGGTCTCTAGTTCAGTACTTATTTAGAAGACGATGTGATAACAGTTATGTCACCTTTGGTTTGGTTCGTACGACTAAGAAACTACTTATGTTAGTGCCAAATATGTCATTTCAATTATGGTCTGTTCCTGTTCACTTAAGGTCAATTTGTCCGTGCTAGATCTTTGTTGCAAGTCTGCTATATTACAAATCTTGGCCAAAAGCTTAATAAAACAGCAGAAATGTTGTCCAACTTGGTCAAAAGAGTTGCTGCGATTTTTTGCCAAAACGGATTTATAAAACAACAGATATCCTGTCTAATTTGGTCAAAATAGTTGCTGAGATTTTTATCAAAAATGATTTATAAAACAGCAGAAATTTGATCAAAATAATCAATTGACTGAACGGgctaaggggttttctgcaaagaAGACGCGCGCGCGCCGCGCCGGACGGAATCAGAGGCTGCCAGCCAGCTAGGTATGCCACGCCAGCACGTCGTATGAAGGCAGACGGGATTTGTGACTGTATGTGTACGTAAACGCAAGTTATGCGACCACAACGATGTATTTTGCAAGTTCTAGCACTAAAATGCACATCCGACGCAAGTTTTATGACTGCTAGTGATATTACCTCTATGATAATCCTTAAGAACAAGTTTGGACCACCTTCACACAAAGGAAATGGATATCATGCATGTGGCAACTTGTCTGGTGTTAATAGAAGCAATTGAATACATTTTCAAGTAAAAAAAGCCGGAGAAGAGACTAAATATGTGATTTCACAATTCACCATCAATATTGCCTAGTAGCCAGCGGTATGCTTTTGTGAAAAATCAAAGGAGTATTTCTCTTGTTATGTGAAAAAATATTGGAGAATACATGTGCTTTAACAAAACTGTATTATATTTAATGAAAAGGGGTTTTTCCGTTCTAGTATTTTATAGAAAAGAGAGACAAACCAAATATAGGATGACCATTCACGGGGTTGAGGCTAAAACAAAGTAGCCAAGCCAAAAAAAGTTTTAGAAGGACAACCAACAACACTAGCAAAAGGAAGTTCATCAATCGGGAGCTATCTATTACAAAATCACTAGCATCAATTGGAACGACCTCTCAGATAGAAGCTCTATTGAACAATTCTTAGGCCTACCTTATTCTTCATCTTCACACAATCTCTACttctaatggagcagttggtagtctccgcCGGTCAATTTTCGTCCCACCTCCGCTGATTTTTTTCGTCCTAAAAAAATCTACGAAATTTCGTAGGTTAACCAGGGACAACTCCCACCTTCCAGGTTTTTTTTTCGTCCCACCTTCTATGGTTTTTTTGTACCTCGTCCCACCTCACACTAAGCCGCCACGAACCGCAAAAACCgcctaccttagccaaatcaacaaatctctctcattaatgcaattttctttaggaaacaaataataaattctttcctaccttagccaaatcaacgAATCTCTCCCATTAATGCAATTTACTTTagcaaacaaataatagattctttcctaccttaaccaaatcaatagatctctcattaatgcaatttgctttaggaaacaaataatagattttCAGAAAATAAATAATCTCTAATCTCTATCTCTAATCTCTAATCTATGAAAAACCTATGAAAAATAACCAGCGAAAAAAAACCCGCACGTACGAGCGACGTCACATGCCCTCGACCGCATGCCCTACTACGCCCGACTCACTGCCCTCGTTCGCGGCCGCCCTCCatcccttcgccgccgccgctccaTCCCTTCGCTGCCGCAACGTGCCGGATCTTGCCTCAGCCGCCGCCTCTCCGCCGTGAAAGAGAGGGCTCCCGATCTCCGCCGGAGTCGACCAACAGCGCGACGCGCCACCAGATCGGCGACGCGCCGGGATCGCCTCTCCGCCTCGGCGCTTGCGCTTCCAAATCGAAGCCCACGACGGCGGCGTTCCCAGATCGGTGATGCAGCACCGTACGTCACGGCTGACAGCCGTGTCCTCGTCAAGGAAGCGTCGCTTCGAGGTGGCGGCAACCAAGGCCTCCCGGATCCCCGCCTCCTTCCTCACATCTCCGGCGGCGACAGCGACAAATTCCGACACCATGAGGCCACCGGCACGAGGAGGTAATCACCCGTCTCCTTACGCGCTGCCTTATTCTTCTTCCTCACATCCCCGATCTCACCCGCGGGCGCTGTTACGCTTCACGCAGGATGCGGCGGGAGGGGTTTCGGCGGCAGGAGCGACGGCGGCGACCGCGGGGCAGGGGCTTCGGCGGGAGAAGCGATGGCGGTGGCCGCAACGGCAGGGGTGGCCGGGGAGGCAGGACGCCCAGGGGCCGTGGTCGTGGCGGCGGGGGAAGGGAGGGCCCGGCATGAAGGGCGGGAGCAAGGTGATCGTGGTGCCGCACAAGCACGACGGCGTCTTCATCACCAAGGCCAAGGAGGACCCGCTCTGCACCAAGAACATGGTCGCCGGGTAGTCCGTCTACGGCGAGAAGAGCGTCTCCGTCCAGGTCTGTGCTCACTGCCCCGCTCTTAATTATGGCACCATATCATGCTCCTCCGTCTGCCACGTGGGGAATAGCAGTCTCTTTATCTGTGTTTCAGAGTCAAGGGATTTGTTTCACACCATATCTCTGTCATGCAATGGCTTCTTATCAATAGAGGACAAATTTATTTTACAGGTTTGAAGCTTATCTTGCTGGGGGATGTGGGAGATTTTGAGGGATTCTCCTCCGTCATGCTCTGTGATGTGCCGTGTTAGTTACCCATTTACACCGTCTTTTTTTCCCGAGATTGATGCGGTGTTTGTTCTCCATATCGTGCATGAGGAGGGAGAAGCACAGGGAGAAAGGGGACCATGGGTGATGGTATTGTGCACTGATATGTGAGAGGATGGATATCTGATAATCACTTCATTTTTCCTGTTTAACAAAATCAGCCAACCATATTTAACAAAATCGCAATACTAATTGTTGCATGATTTGGATTAATTATCAGTTGACTGACATTTTGCATGCCTACAGATTGTTCCTTTTTGAGTTGCACCTTCATTGTAGATGATACGAGGTACGTGTTTTATCTTTCTCTCTCGGTTTTCAACAATGGGCAGGTTTGAAAATAATGTTCTGTCAGTCAAATTTGTTGGCATGAGCATGAGGCACATCCGTAGCAATGATTTGGATCTGTCATTGGTTGTCAACTGAAATAGTCACTAGGCTCCCTTGTGTAGTTTCAAGTAGTCAGAGGGCCCTTTGTGTACTCAATAATGTTTATGTTGCAATAATTGGTCAAAAATGGACCTGGATGTTACACACAAGTAGGAATATATATTTACCAAATATGACCTCAGCTTGTAAACAGTTGAAAAGGGAGCAATGACAGCGTCTAATATTTGGTTTCCTCCCTTGAGCTTGATATACATTGTTAGTATATATACTCATGTGTGTTTTCTCCTGCAGATTGGTAGACTAATATATGTCCAACCAGTGAAAGAAAATAACATAAATGAATTCTGAGCTTTCTTGCAATATTCATCCGCTTGCCGTTGTTTCGTATATATACATATAAAATCAGGTCTGCACCCAATACTTGCTTGGAGCATTTGTTTTCGTTTTAGGACATTCATCCAGACATGCATGTTGTTTCTAGGTGTTACAAAAGAAGGCTGATGAAGATTATATTATCTAATCAACAACTGATCTGGTACAATAAAGAAGCAGCACATGAGCTAGAAAAAATCAGTCTGGAGATGAATAAATCCGGCATCTTGATGTTTCATATCTATTGGTTCCAGTGGCGAATCTTGGAAGAAAATTGAGGGCGGGCTCAAAGTAACGGTGTGAAAAAAAACACTGACTCTCAATTCTTTTTTTCAAAGAAGGTCAAAATTTGCAATACTACTGAAAACATGTACTATGCACTAGAATTGTTTCAGATTTTTTTCAAAATATAAAATTTTGAACCGAAAATTGGTTATGTTTAGCAAAATAGCCAATATCTCAAAATCTTGCAACCCAAATTACCTCAGAATTTCCCAGATACTACTGGGCACACATAGTATTTACTGTAATTTTTTGGAATTATTTGAAACTTATCAAATGTTAGACTttagcaaaattgccatggttcgAACTATAATAATATAGTAACTAGATCATCGTAGGCACGCGTTGCCGCGCCCGTCCATTTTGGCAGTATAATATTAGTGATGATGAATTCATATACAACAATAATTTTTTGATCATGCGATATACATATCACATTAAATTCAATGGTAGTATTTCAATCATGTGATATAATTATCATACCCATGAATCATGTCTTTTGTCCTGTGTTTTAGCACCTCATATTCATCCGATTGTTTTGTACTTTTGTGTCTATTTATTTTTTTCGCGAGCATGTTTGCTAGTGATGAAAAAAAATATGTTGATTAATATTTTCTGTACAAATATGTTAGATAGTAAGACGGTTGGTAGGTTTTGATCTTTTTTATAAGAAGTTTCTAAACCATGGGAGGGACAGAAAGCGAGAGATAAGGCATAATATATGGAAACTAAAATACTTTATGGGTAAATACAACATCGGTGCAGTATATCATGATGCCGCAGGTTGCCACACACATCTATTTTGACAATAAAATAATGAGTGGAACATAAGCAGTATTGTGAATAATTCTGAAGCAATAATATTGGAAAAACTTGACACTAAGATGTTCTCAACTTCACGGAGCACTTCAAATTACCAAGTGGGCAGAAGTTTCTAAATATATTGATGTCTCAATTTTAAGAAAGAAGACAACTACATCTCTTAGAAGTTTGATCTAAAATCTACGTGCTATATAAGAGCAACAACCAATGTACGCCATGATTAAAAGAAGTATAATCTCTTCAAGGATGTAGGATGACTCATTACTTAAACATACATCAGGTGAAACAATTTTATCAAATAGAATATACATACTGGCGAAACCTGTGCCTCATGAGTGTTCACAGGTGAATCTGATAAATGCATAATCAGACAGTTATTTTGGCGGACAAACGCATGAAGTATATGAACATATAGATCAGCTTGGATAAGATGCCTAAATGGATGGATGGTCTTTGAAAGGAACTTGCATTATCCAATAATAAATAATATTTGACAAGTACGGAGTTTCATACTTAGATTTCCCTAAAACTAATATACTATCCAAGAATGGCACAACTGAATACATAACACTTTTGTTTTGAACCGATAAATAGAATCGATATTTTTAGCTATTTTCGAGGAGACAATATGCTAAAACTTCTTCAAAAGCCGAACAAAACAGTAATTTTGATTGTCCAATTGAACGATAAAAATATACACAACAATACTAAGAGGGAGTTCCTAAAGCTGGTATATATGTATCTTATATAGCTGAACGCAACAATCAGTGTGCTACAACCTGCTGAGACACTGGAGCACTGAAAATTTCTATCATATAAGGCAAATTCTAGAATGTTCACTAATGGAAGGCTAGATAGCTTTAACTGGGACAAGTAAAATTTGTCTCCAAGTGGTAATGATGAAACCAACGCATGTGTTTGAGAATATCAGACCAAACATTCAAATTTTATTTGCTTTCAAAACTAAGCATGTACCTTGTCAAGGCATATTTCATGAAAGTTGAGCCTTTTTCTCAGCATCTCATTGGTATTTCAGCAGCAAAAAAATGAACAGATAAAATTGCAAAGATGGAACATGAAAAGAAAATCTTATTGGCACACAGAGAAAGTTTTACCACAACAAGAACAAAGTATATATGGAAATTTACACGATTACAATAAATAATGATATAAGAGGGGTAGCAGAATTACAATAAATAATGATATAAATTTGCAAAGCATGCATTTTATCTGATAAAATTAAGCATAACCATCAAGGAGTGTGTTAGGCTATTAGCATAACAATATGCAGTTCTTGATCCCTGTTTTTGTTGCATTGCCTGTAAATAGGATCAGAAAAATACATCATTGTAGTGGCCACAAAAAATTTGCAGTGTCATCTCAAGGAAAAAGAATCAACATTAAGGATACATGCATATATGAAGGGGCATAAGATATAACATCAGTTGGTGCACATTAAAAATTATTGGACCCAAAAAAAATGTCGTCTAGCATCAGATCTCAGATGTAAAAAAAGAAACACCATGCTATTTAGTACTTTACCACCTATCTCGCATGAAAGGATCTTGTCAGATGTAAAGCATCCATTCTTGAACAACATTGTACAGTATATGCAGTTTAGAATTCATATGGAATTTTAAATTTGGTAAATTTGAATAAGCAGATGAAAAGCGAGTTATGCACTTGTAATACCAAGTCCAAATTTGAATGGCCCATCAAATATACAGTTTCAGATTGAACTATACTGTTTTGAGACACTTCCCTGAATATTACTTGTATAGTACATCGATCATTCATTTTCACTTTATTTCAGTAGAAATTTGGTGCTGCCATTCTACTGACTATAATTGTTGTGCGTCGTTTCTTTTCAATTGATTCTTCCTAGATGCCCTCTCCCTGCTTACTGTAATATCCATTGGCACAAGTAAATAAACGATACGCAAAAAATCAACAGTAACATCAGTGATTGCAAAACAAGTGAGAGAAGAGAGCATGGGAGAGGGAGGCCAAGATCGTTGAGAGAAAGTTACCTGAACTTGCGGTTTTTTTAACACACAGGGATAGGGTACAGTAGCGAATCGGGCCAAGGTGAAGGTGCAGGCGGCAGAGGTGTTGCACTACGTCGCTGCTTCCTAGGGACCCCCACTCCATGGTAGCACCATCACTTACACGTACAACACTAAAGGTGAATGGGGGAGTGCCGGCCACAATAGGGATGGAGGAACTCGGCCACAACGCCCATCCGCGTCACTGCAAAGGAGGAATGCCAGTCTGATAGATGAGGAGGGCGTGGTGCCAGGTTCCTCCGTCGTTGTCAACGTTCCAATCGCCTTTGACGTCGTGGCAGAGCCCCAGGTATGTCGC contains:
- the LOC125535708 gene encoding translation initiation factor IF-2-like — translated: MQHRTSRLTAVSSSRKRRFEVAATKASRIPASFLTSPAATATNSDTMRPPARGGCGGRGFGGRSDGGDRGAGASAGEAMAVAATAGVAGEAGRPGAVVVAAGEGRARHEGREQGDRGAAQARRRLHHQGQGGPALHQEHGRRVVRLRREERLRPGLKLILLGDVGDFEGFSSVMLCDVPYCSFLSCTFIVDDTSSKYGSSQRAED